A part of Terriglobus roseus genomic DNA contains:
- a CDS encoding sensor histidine kinase — protein sequence MPIRPIPSSLTDDSHQSHLLDRVRLLAEIDEAARRLLSPEEIVLRSATLLGEFLRVNRCAFADVEEDEDTFNLTGNYLNDARTMVGRYAFHDFSLECLRCMRAGEPYVVYDTEEDWSTQAVLEAFRVPQVRSVICVSVKRGGVLLAAMSLHCKEPRVWTADEIALLQAVANRVWESIIRIRSDRRAIEAREVLNMALEAGHAGVFDWSIQDNQITWSPQLEALYGVPAGTFEGSFQDWQRRVVAEDAERVTNEINALMQTQQRDFGYDFRACLPDGTQRWLHGQARFLYAYDGTPLRMIGINVDIHERRQAELALLENEKLAAVGRLAASIAHEINNPLESITNLLYLSQHSDDITEIQHYLQTAEQELSRVSVISAQTLRFYKQSTAPRRVTVHELFESVISVLQGRLFKHGVQLEERWYAAQPVRCLDGEIRQVLANLITNAIDALPPNGGRLYLRSHEGQDGKERRGVYIVVADTGTGMPPIVQKRLFDAFFTTKGEAGNGLGLWVSKEIVDRHEAVLRLKSSQKPGSSGTVFRLFLPFTSAVV from the coding sequence ATGCCGATTCGCCCGATCCCGTCGTCACTAACAGACGACTCACACCAAAGTCATCTGCTGGACCGCGTGCGTCTGCTCGCGGAAATTGACGAGGCTGCGCGCCGTCTTCTTTCGCCAGAAGAGATCGTTCTGCGCTCTGCCACGCTGTTGGGCGAATTCCTGCGAGTGAATCGCTGCGCTTTTGCGGATGTGGAAGAAGACGAAGACACCTTCAACCTGACTGGCAACTACCTGAACGACGCGCGAACCATGGTGGGGCGTTATGCATTCCATGATTTTTCACTGGAGTGCCTTAGATGCATGCGGGCAGGCGAGCCTTACGTGGTCTACGACACCGAGGAGGACTGGAGCACGCAGGCTGTGCTGGAAGCTTTCCGCGTACCGCAAGTTCGTTCGGTGATCTGCGTCTCAGTCAAACGCGGCGGTGTGCTGCTGGCAGCCATGTCGCTTCACTGCAAGGAGCCGCGTGTCTGGACCGCGGATGAAATCGCGCTGCTGCAGGCTGTTGCGAATCGCGTGTGGGAGTCGATCATCCGCATCCGCAGCGACAGGAGGGCGATCGAAGCTCGCGAAGTATTGAACATGGCCCTGGAGGCCGGACATGCAGGCGTCTTTGACTGGAGCATTCAGGACAACCAGATCACCTGGTCGCCGCAGCTGGAGGCTCTTTACGGCGTTCCTGCGGGCACATTCGAAGGTAGCTTTCAGGATTGGCAGCGCCGTGTTGTGGCAGAAGATGCAGAACGTGTCACAAACGAAATCAATGCCTTGATGCAAACGCAACAACGCGATTTTGGTTACGATTTCCGCGCCTGCCTACCTGACGGCACGCAGCGATGGCTGCATGGACAGGCTCGTTTTCTCTATGCGTACGATGGCACGCCGCTTCGCATGATCGGCATTAATGTGGACATCCACGAGCGGCGGCAGGCAGAGCTGGCTCTGCTTGAGAACGAAAAGCTGGCGGCAGTCGGCAGGCTTGCAGCGTCCATCGCGCACGAGATCAACAATCCCCTGGAATCCATTACGAACCTGCTTTATTTATCGCAGCATAGCGACGACATCACGGAGATCCAGCACTATCTTCAAACCGCAGAACAAGAGCTTTCGCGCGTTTCTGTGATCAGTGCGCAGACCCTGCGCTTCTACAAGCAGTCCACTGCACCTCGGAGAGTAACGGTTCACGAGTTGTTTGAGAGTGTGATCTCCGTTCTGCAGGGCCGCTTATTCAAACACGGCGTGCAACTGGAAGAACGCTGGTACGCCGCGCAGCCTGTCCGCTGCCTGGACGGAGAGATCCGGCAGGTACTGGCTAATCTGATCACCAACGCTATCGACGCCCTCCCTCCTAACGGAGGACGCCTTTACCTGCGTTCGCACGAAGGGCAGGACGGAAAAGAACGCAGGGGCGTGTACATCGTGGTGGCCGATACGGGAACCGGTATGCCTCCGATCGTTCAGAAGCGCCTTTTCGACGCTTTCTTCACCACGAAGGGCGAGGCTGGAAACGGACTGGGACTATGGGTGAGCAAGGAAATTGTCGATCGGCATGAGGCCGTGTTGCGGCTCAAGAGCAGTCAGAAACCAGGATCCAGTGGCACCGTCTTCCGCCTGTTTCTTCCCTTCACATCTGCAGTCGTCTGA
- the carA gene encoding glutamine-hydrolyzing carbamoyl-phosphate synthase small subunit: MQAILALEDGRIFRGKGFGAPAERVGEVVFNTALTGYQEIFTDPSYAGQIVVLTNPQIGNYGTTPSDDESTKPYIEGLVVREFSPVSSNWRSTQVTDEYLERNSVPVIADVDTRAIVRHLRANGVMRGVIATFEKDAAVDTDALVAKARSIPKMDGTDLASKVTTKQTYEWSAATERNETGDKLLPAAIDGGREMHVVAYDFGIKQNILRMLARENCRVTVVPATTPASEVLALNPDGVFFSNGPGDPEPLDYAQKNVQELAGKTPMFGICLGHQIFGLALGGKTYKLKFGHHGANHPIKNLETGKVEITSQNHNFAVDPESLDEGNVAITHVNLNDQTVAGLKHKEHPMFSVQYHPEASPGPHDSHYLFKDFRKLMEEWKK; this comes from the coding sequence ATGCAAGCCATTCTAGCGCTCGAAGACGGGCGCATCTTCCGCGGAAAAGGCTTCGGCGCCCCAGCCGAACGCGTCGGGGAAGTCGTTTTCAATACTGCATTGACCGGTTACCAGGAGATCTTTACAGATCCCTCCTACGCCGGGCAGATTGTCGTTCTCACGAATCCACAAATCGGAAACTACGGCACCACGCCGAGCGACGACGAAAGCACGAAGCCCTATATCGAAGGTCTCGTAGTTCGTGAGTTCTCTCCGGTGTCGTCCAACTGGCGTTCCACGCAGGTCACTGACGAGTACCTGGAAAGGAACAGCGTTCCCGTCATTGCTGACGTGGACACGCGCGCCATCGTTCGTCATCTTCGCGCCAACGGCGTGATGCGTGGCGTCATTGCCACCTTTGAGAAGGACGCTGCTGTCGACACGGATGCTCTCGTGGCGAAGGCACGTTCTATCCCCAAGATGGACGGCACGGATCTTGCCAGCAAAGTCACCACAAAGCAGACCTACGAATGGTCTGCGGCGACAGAGCGCAATGAAACAGGCGACAAGCTCCTTCCGGCAGCCATTGATGGCGGACGTGAAATGCATGTCGTCGCTTACGACTTCGGCATCAAGCAGAACATTCTGCGTATGCTGGCGCGCGAAAACTGCCGTGTAACGGTGGTTCCCGCAACCACGCCTGCAAGCGAAGTGCTCGCGCTGAATCCTGATGGAGTGTTCTTCTCCAACGGGCCTGGCGATCCTGAGCCGCTGGACTACGCACAGAAGAACGTGCAGGAACTGGCAGGGAAGACGCCGATGTTTGGTATCTGCCTTGGTCACCAGATCTTTGGTCTCGCGCTCGGCGGCAAAACCTACAAGCTGAAGTTCGGTCATCACGGTGCGAACCATCCCATCAAGAACCTGGAAACAGGCAAGGTGGAGATTACGTCGCAGAACCATAACTTCGCTGTCGATCCAGAATCACTGGACGAGGGCAACGTTGCCATCACACACGTGAACCTGAACGACCAAACCGTGGCAGGCCTGAAGCACAAAGAACACCCCATGTTCAGCGTGCAGTATCACCCCGAAGCCAGCCCCGGTCCGCACGATTCGCACTACCTGTTTAAGGACTTCCGGAAGTTGATGGAAGAGTGGAAGAAGTAA
- the carB gene encoding carbamoyl-phosphate synthase large subunit yields MPRRNDIAKILVIGSGPIVIGQSAEFDYSGTQACKALKAEGYEVVLINSNPASIMTDPEVADRTYVEPLTPKYLEEILRVESELLKESGKPGVFAVLPTVGGQTALNLAVDLADDGTLDKYNVELIGAKLDAIKKAEDRLLFKDAMNKIGLDMPQSSLVNNLRDGLDFAQKIGFPCVIRPSFTLGGSGGGIAYNREELTEILSRGLDLSPVTECLLEESVLGWKEYELEVVRDLADNVIIICSIENFDPMGVHTGDSITVAPAQTLTDREYQRMRDAAIAVIREIGVETGGSNVQFAVNPANGRMTVIEMNPRVSRSSALASKATGFPIAKIAARLAVGYTLDELQNDITKATPACFEPTIDYVVVKIPKWQYEKFPGTEETLGPQMKSVGEVMAIGRTFKEALMKAIRSLETGKKASAADIEPRRLTQRLVTPHPERLRYILYAFERGMTVREVARLTTMDPWFLYQVKQVTDEIRGLHGKMLDSLDADQLRDVKRMGVSDDLVATALNLDGKDAANQVAELRAKHGIQPVYKLVDTCAAEFESFTPYFYSSYDEEDEAIPTAKKKIIILGSGPNRIGQGIEFDYCCCHASFALREDGYETIMVNCNPETVSTDYDTSDRLYFEPLTFEDVLAVYNHEASGGAEIGMIVQFGGQTPLNLSLPLKAAGVPIIGTSPESIELAEDRKRFQKLIEDLKIPQPAGAIATSIEEALAGANKVTYPVLVRPSFVLGGRAMVIAYDDEAIVRYMNTAIEYSQERPVLIDHFLEDATEVDVDALCDGKDVVIAGIMQHIEEAGIHSGDSSCVLPSVDLTADVLDQIRKYTRQLALSLNVIGLVNIQFAIQHGKVYVIEVNPRASRTVPYVSKATGLPLAKIASRLMTGRTLAELLPQQLASGKDLDTGNHYFVKSPVFPWGKFQGVDPVLGPEMRSTGEVMGVAETFGEAFAKAQIAAGQNLPTKGTVFLSVNDHDKANVIPLAKQFVEMGFHLVATHGTADILSDAGLQVERVHKVKEGRPNVVDFIKGERIQLIINTPRGQDSIFDEKAIRRAAVTARIPSITTLAAARAAAEGIAALQRGQISVYTLQELHASRTV; encoded by the coding sequence ATGCCACGCAGAAATGACATCGCAAAAATTCTGGTGATCGGCTCCGGGCCGATCGTCATCGGCCAGTCTGCCGAGTTCGATTACTCCGGCACGCAGGCCTGCAAGGCTCTTAAGGCCGAAGGCTACGAAGTAGTACTGATCAACAGCAACCCCGCGTCGATCATGACTGACCCTGAAGTGGCCGACCGCACCTACGTCGAGCCGCTGACGCCGAAGTATCTGGAAGAGATTCTCCGCGTTGAAAGCGAACTCCTCAAAGAGAGCGGCAAGCCTGGCGTCTTCGCTGTTCTGCCCACCGTGGGTGGACAGACCGCGCTGAACCTGGCTGTTGACCTCGCTGACGACGGCACGCTCGACAAGTACAACGTCGAACTCATCGGCGCGAAGCTCGACGCCATCAAGAAGGCTGAAGATCGTCTCCTGTTCAAGGATGCGATGAACAAGATCGGCCTCGACATGCCGCAGAGCTCGCTGGTGAATAACCTGCGCGACGGCCTCGACTTCGCACAGAAGATCGGCTTCCCCTGCGTTATTCGTCCGTCCTTCACGCTCGGCGGATCAGGCGGCGGCATCGCCTACAACCGCGAAGAACTGACAGAAATTCTGTCGCGCGGCCTCGACCTCTCGCCCGTCACCGAGTGCTTGCTTGAAGAGAGCGTTCTCGGCTGGAAGGAATACGAACTCGAAGTTGTTCGTGACCTCGCCGACAACGTCATCATCATCTGCTCCATCGAGAACTTCGATCCGATGGGCGTGCACACCGGCGACAGCATCACCGTCGCACCCGCGCAGACACTCACGGATCGCGAATATCAGCGCATGCGCGACGCAGCCATCGCCGTCATCCGCGAGATTGGTGTCGAAACGGGCGGCAGCAACGTGCAGTTCGCTGTGAACCCTGCCAACGGCCGCATGACGGTCATCGAGATGAATCCTCGTGTATCGCGTTCGTCGGCGCTCGCATCGAAGGCCACCGGCTTCCCGATTGCAAAGATCGCTGCCCGCCTCGCCGTTGGTTACACACTCGACGAACTGCAGAACGACATCACCAAGGCCACGCCTGCCTGCTTCGAACCCACCATCGACTACGTCGTGGTGAAGATTCCCAAGTGGCAGTACGAGAAGTTCCCCGGCACGGAAGAGACCCTCGGACCGCAGATGAAGTCGGTCGGCGAAGTCATGGCCATCGGCCGTACCTTCAAAGAAGCCCTGATGAAGGCGATTCGTTCGCTGGAAACAGGTAAGAAGGCATCCGCTGCTGACATCGAGCCGCGCCGTCTCACGCAGCGTCTCGTCACGCCGCACCCTGAGCGTCTGCGCTACATCCTGTACGCGTTTGAACGTGGCATGACCGTGCGTGAAGTTGCTCGCCTCACCACCATGGACCCATGGTTCCTGTACCAGGTGAAGCAGGTAACAGACGAAATCCGTGGACTGCACGGCAAGATGCTCGACAGCCTCGACGCCGACCAGCTTCGCGATGTGAAGCGCATGGGCGTCAGCGATGACCTCGTCGCAACCGCACTGAACCTCGATGGCAAGGACGCAGCGAACCAGGTTGCTGAGCTGCGCGCGAAGCATGGCATTCAGCCTGTCTACAAGCTCGTCGACACCTGCGCTGCAGAGTTCGAAAGCTTCACGCCATACTTCTACTCCTCCTACGACGAGGAAGACGAAGCGATTCCGACCGCAAAGAAGAAGATCATCATCCTCGGCAGCGGTCCCAACCGCATCGGCCAGGGCATCGAGTTCGATTACTGCTGCTGCCACGCATCGTTTGCTCTGCGTGAAGACGGTTACGAGACGATCATGGTCAACTGCAATCCGGAAACCGTCTCCACGGATTATGACACCAGCGACCGCCTCTACTTCGAGCCGCTGACCTTCGAAGACGTGCTCGCGGTCTACAACCACGAAGCTTCGGGTGGTGCTGAGATCGGCATGATCGTGCAGTTCGGCGGCCAGACTCCGCTGAACCTCTCGCTGCCGTTGAAGGCTGCAGGTGTACCCATCATCGGTACATCGCCGGAATCCATCGAACTTGCTGAAGACCGCAAGCGGTTCCAGAAGCTGATCGAAGACCTGAAGATTCCGCAGCCCGCAGGCGCCATCGCAACCAGCATCGAAGAAGCTCTTGCTGGCGCGAACAAGGTCACGTACCCCGTGCTCGTCCGTCCCAGCTTCGTGCTCGGTGGCCGCGCCATGGTCATCGCGTATGACGATGAAGCCATCGTTCGCTACATGAACACGGCCATCGAGTATTCGCAGGAACGCCCGGTCCTCATCGACCACTTCCTCGAAGACGCCACCGAAGTCGACGTGGACGCGCTCTGCGACGGCAAGGACGTCGTCATCGCTGGCATCATGCAGCACATCGAAGAAGCCGGCATTCACTCTGGCGATTCCTCCTGCGTTCTGCCTTCGGTCGACCTCACCGCCGACGTGCTCGATCAGATTCGTAAGTACACGCGTCAGCTTGCCCTCTCGCTGAACGTGATCGGCCTCGTGAACATCCAGTTCGCCATCCAGCATGGCAAGGTTTACGTCATTGAAGTGAATCCGCGCGCATCGCGTACGGTGCCCTACGTTTCGAAGGCAACGGGCCTGCCGCTGGCAAAAATCGCATCGCGCCTCATGACGGGCCGCACGCTGGCAGAGCTTCTGCCGCAGCAGCTCGCATCGGGCAAGGATCTCGACACCGGCAACCACTACTTCGTGAAGTCGCCTGTCTTCCCGTGGGGCAAGTTCCAGGGCGTCGATCCCGTTCTCGGACCGGAAATGCGCTCCACCGGCGAAGTTATGGGCGTTGCCGAAACCTTTGGCGAAGCCTTCGCCAAGGCGCAGATCGCAGCAGGACAGAACCTGCCCACCAAGGGCACGGTCTTCCTCAGCGTCAACGACCATGACAAGGCAAACGTCATTCCGCTTGCGAAGCAGTTCGTGGAGATGGGCTTCCACCTCGTCGCCACACACGGCACCGCAGACATCCTTAGCGATGCCGGCCTGCAGGTCGAGCGCGTTCATAAGGTGAAGGAAGGACGTCCCAACGTCGTCGACTTCATCAAGGGCGAACGCATCCAGCTCATCATCAACACGCCACGTGGTCAGGACAGCATCTTTGACGAGAAGGCAATTCGTCGCGCAGCCGTAACGGCACGCATCCCCTCCATCACCACGCTTGCTGCGGCACGCGCGGCAGCAGAGGGAATCGCAGCGCTTCAGCGCGGCCAGATCAGCGTGTACACGTTGCAGGAGCTGCACGCTTCGCGCACTGTCTAA
- a CDS encoding dihydrodipicolinate synthase family protein, translated as MLFEGVHVPLATPFYPDGRLNLRKLEHNVRRYSLTPTSGLIVLGPNSETASLSKDERIQVLKTVGAEAAKEKVLTAGISLPSVYESIQLAAAAAAARFDVVLLATPVEYTQLLWNDANATTALLTYFQAIADASPLPILLHSDADRVALPIELIAQLASHPNIIGVLEQSAHVSRVTQIREASVDVKHTATTTITFTAATNRMLAVEQPEVVIAGTFVSATALTGGTAVATAPPVPALKTRTREVGFQVLWGATADADVALRAGSVALAMPIAASVPQAAFEVWAAWKDGNPRLLEEKQGRLARAEQGILAWDTPSIKAGSELSGYFGGRPRLPLLSVTANRAEEIASLLRGMNS; from the coding sequence ATGTTGTTTGAAGGCGTTCACGTTCCGCTCGCAACCCCGTTTTATCCTGATGGCCGGCTCAACCTCCGCAAACTGGAGCACAATGTGCGCCGCTACTCGCTCACGCCAACCAGCGGCCTGATCGTGCTTGGCCCCAATAGCGAGACGGCATCGCTCTCAAAAGACGAACGCATTCAGGTGCTGAAGACCGTCGGTGCAGAGGCTGCAAAGGAGAAGGTCCTCACCGCAGGCATCAGCCTTCCCAGCGTGTACGAGTCCATCCAGCTTGCCGCAGCCGCCGCAGCCGCGCGCTTTGACGTCGTGCTGCTCGCCACTCCCGTGGAGTACACCCAACTGCTCTGGAATGACGCAAACGCCACCACGGCCCTCCTGACGTACTTCCAGGCCATCGCTGACGCATCGCCACTGCCCATCCTTCTTCACTCGGATGCTGACCGCGTAGCGCTACCAATCGAACTCATCGCGCAACTCGCTTCTCACCCGAACATCATCGGTGTGCTGGAACAGTCCGCGCATGTCAGCCGCGTGACGCAGATCCGTGAAGCCTCGGTAGACGTAAAGCACACGGCCACCACGACCATTACCTTTACAGCAGCCACAAACCGCATGCTCGCAGTGGAGCAGCCGGAAGTTGTGATCGCAGGAACCTTCGTCAGCGCTACGGCACTCACAGGCGGCACTGCTGTAGCCACCGCGCCTCCGGTGCCTGCATTGAAGACGCGTACCCGCGAAGTTGGTTTTCAGGTTCTCTGGGGTGCAACAGCGGATGCAGACGTGGCCCTCCGCGCAGGTTCCGTGGCACTCGCCATGCCCATCGCTGCATCCGTACCGCAGGCTGCGTTTGAAGTGTGGGCTGCATGGAAAGACGGCAACCCTCGTCTGCTCGAAGAAAAGCAGGGCAGACTCGCCCGCGCAGAGCAGGGAATACTCGCATGGGACACGCCATCCATCAAGGCAGGCAGCGAACTCTCCGGCTACTTCGGCGGTCGTCCGCGGTTGCCGCTTCTGTCCGTAACGGCAAACCGCGCAGAAGAGATTGCTTCTCTCCTACGCGGCATGAACTCCTAA
- a CDS encoding tetratricopeptide repeat protein — translation MHRTLRIVPATLALAAVLFTAPTPAFAANKDMVELQTQVRALQDAIARLQQSNDERMGVMKDLIQQTTDAVNKMAQTMDGVQRQMRAQSESTGKNVEQLSGQMQSLNDSLDELKARLGRIEKNIGDVQSQQQSISAKLDSGGGGAASGGAPMTTDTPAPAGNAPAAPIVRNGKPSAAIPATAAPALPTAPAAPPVEDLYRTAFSDYNGAKYTLASAEFNDVIKYYPDSNLAGNAYFYLGEIDYKAGRFSAAAKNYDKVAEQYPGNQKTAVSQLRKGESLLAMKQTDAGVRELRSLIQRYPNTQEATAARSKLNALGVTVVPRSR, via the coding sequence ATGCACCGCACACTTCGCATTGTGCCCGCTACGCTTGCACTTGCCGCTGTCCTGTTCACTGCCCCGACTCCCGCCTTTGCTGCAAACAAGGACATGGTGGAGTTGCAGACACAGGTCCGCGCGCTGCAGGACGCTATTGCACGCCTGCAACAGTCCAACGACGAACGCATGGGCGTGATGAAAGATCTGATTCAGCAGACAACCGACGCCGTGAACAAGATGGCGCAGACCATGGACGGCGTGCAGCGCCAGATGCGTGCGCAGAGCGAGAGCACGGGCAAGAACGTGGAACAGCTCTCCGGGCAGATGCAGTCGCTGAACGACTCGCTGGATGAGCTGAAGGCTCGCCTTGGCCGCATTGAGAAGAACATTGGCGATGTGCAGAGCCAGCAGCAAAGCATCAGCGCGAAACTGGATTCGGGTGGTGGTGGAGCTGCCAGCGGTGGCGCACCCATGACGACCGATACTCCCGCTCCGGCAGGCAATGCGCCTGCTGCCCCGATCGTGCGTAACGGCAAGCCTTCTGCGGCTATCCCAGCAACAGCAGCACCCGCGCTGCCCACCGCACCTGCTGCGCCCCCGGTGGAAGATCTGTACCGCACGGCCTTTAGTGACTACAACGGCGCGAAGTACACGCTGGCCTCGGCTGAGTTCAATGACGTGATCAAGTACTATCCCGATTCGAATCTGGCGGGTAATGCGTACTTCTATCTCGGTGAGATTGATTACAAGGCCGGTCGCTTCTCCGCAGCCGCGAAGAACTATGACAAGGTTGCGGAGCAGTATCCGGGGAATCAGAAGACTGCTGTTTCCCAGCTTCGCAAGGGCGAGTCGTTGCTGGCGATGAAGCAGACGGATGCAGGTGTGCGCGAGCTGCGTTCGCTGATCCAGCGTTATCCCAACACGCAGGAAGCTACTGCAGCGCGCAGCAAGCTGAATGCGTTGGGTGTCACGGTGGTTCCGCGGAGCCGTTAA
- a CDS encoding OmpA family protein, producing the protein MMRLQTTRTKSIVTTAMAAMLLLAGCHKKQSAPPPYSAPPAAAPAAAPTATLTAEPATIDLGQSVVLTWHTTNATSVSIDGVGPVNPNGTTNVTPSNSTNFHLVATGDGGTADANFRVTVRVPAAPVAGTSSNLPDDAAFHAAVPDIFFDYDSYDLNPAGHTAAQQASTYLTQHPDIKLLIGGYCDERGSAEYNLALGENRANAAKTALVNAGVSASRIRVISYGKEKQFCTEQNESCWQQNRRAQFNIDR; encoded by the coding sequence ATGATGAGATTGCAAACAACCCGCACCAAATCGATTGTGACCACTGCGATGGCCGCCATGCTGCTGCTGGCAGGCTGCCATAAGAAGCAGAGCGCGCCGCCGCCATATAGCGCACCGCCGGCTGCTGCACCTGCTGCTGCGCCGACCGCGACGCTGACCGCAGAACCCGCGACGATCGACCTGGGCCAGTCCGTTGTTCTGACGTGGCACACGACGAACGCGACGTCGGTTTCGATTGATGGTGTTGGACCGGTAAATCCGAACGGAACGACCAACGTGACGCCGTCGAACTCCACGAACTTCCACCTGGTGGCAACGGGTGATGGCGGTACGGCAGATGCGAATTTCCGTGTGACTGTGCGTGTGCCTGCTGCTCCCGTCGCAGGTACGTCGTCGAATCTGCCGGATGATGCTGCGTTCCACGCTGCCGTGCCGGATATCTTCTTCGACTACGACAGCTACGACCTGAATCCCGCAGGCCACACCGCGGCGCAGCAGGCTTCCACGTATCTGACTCAGCATCCGGACATCAAGCTGCTGATTGGCGGCTACTGCGATGAGCGTGGTTCCGCTGAGTACAACCTGGCGCTGGGCGAGAACCGTGCGAACGCCGCGAAGACCGCTCTGGTAAATGCGGGCGTTTCGGCAAGCCGCATCCGCGTGATCTCCTACGGCAAGGAAAAGCAGTTCTGCACCGAACAGAATGAATCGTGCTGGCAGCAGAATCGCCGCGCGCAGTTCAACATCGACCGGTAA
- a CDS encoding PD40 domain-containing protein → MVNRTRLSFVKMAAVAAVVLFSSAALHAQDNVFTGTNTGADRIRIAAANFRAGSADAGSLKQTFDSVLFNDLQNAGVFDLVSKSLQPQSMPGTPQEMHLDEWTAAPVSAAYVAFGSLSVANNRVVVNAYVDDTHNAQYPQVLGKQYTEAGDDNGARTIAHKLADEIILRLGGGIPGIAESKIYFVRAAGGNKEIWAMDYDGANAHAVTHLGTISLSPRVSPDNSRIAFSSLGKDGFQIRMYSLLLNRPISFPSGGGTNLSPAWSSNGQLAYSSSRTGDPEIFITDANGGGAKRVTNSRGPDVSPTWNPKTGSQIAFISGRSGLPQVYIMDADGAGLQRMTDGGYATSVSWSPNGQFLAFAWDRKYGPGAPGGQDIYVMEIASKRWIQLTNGIGRCDFPSWSPDGRHIVFAVGSGARAEVWTMLADGTGKHKLAGTGSDMPNWSFR, encoded by the coding sequence ATGGTGAATCGCACACGTTTGAGTTTCGTAAAGATGGCTGCTGTCGCGGCAGTGGTGTTGTTCAGCTCCGCGGCGCTGCATGCTCAGGATAATGTCTTCACTGGAACGAACACGGGTGCAGACCGCATCCGCATTGCCGCAGCAAACTTTCGCGCAGGTTCTGCCGATGCCGGCAGCCTGAAACAAACCTTCGATTCTGTGCTGTTCAACGACCTGCAGAACGCGGGTGTGTTCGATCTTGTATCGAAGAGTCTGCAACCGCAATCGATGCCGGGCACGCCGCAGGAAATGCACCTGGATGAGTGGACCGCAGCGCCGGTGAGTGCGGCGTATGTTGCGTTCGGCTCGTTGAGCGTTGCAAACAATCGCGTGGTTGTGAACGCGTACGTAGACGACACGCACAATGCGCAGTATCCGCAGGTGTTGGGCAAGCAGTACACCGAAGCCGGTGACGACAATGGCGCACGCACCATCGCACACAAGCTGGCGGATGAGATCATTCTGCGCCTGGGCGGCGGTATCCCGGGAATTGCAGAGAGCAAGATCTATTTTGTGCGCGCAGCCGGCGGCAACAAAGAAATCTGGGCGATGGATTACGACGGCGCGAATGCTCATGCGGTGACGCACCTGGGCACCATTTCGCTTTCGCCGCGCGTATCGCCTGATAACTCGCGCATTGCGTTTTCATCGCTCGGCAAGGATGGATTTCAGATCCGGATGTATTCGCTACTGCTGAATCGTCCGATCAGCTTCCCTTCGGGTGGTGGAACGAATCTATCTCCGGCGTGGTCGTCGAATGGGCAGCTTGCGTATTCGTCTTCACGCACGGGCGATCCTGAGATTTTCATCACCGATGCCAATGGTGGCGGGGCGAAACGAGTAACGAACTCGCGTGGACCCGATGTTTCGCCCACATGGAATCCGAAGACGGGATCGCAGATCGCGTTCATCAGCGGACGCAGCGGATTGCCGCAGGTGTATATCATGGACGCGGATGGCGCTGGCCTGCAGCGCATGACCGATGGCGGGTATGCCACGTCAGTTTCGTGGTCTCCCAACGGACAATTTCTGGCCTTTGCATGGGATCGTAAATACGGTCCAGGCGCGCCAGGTGGACAAGACATTTACGTGATGGAGATTGCCAGCAAGCGCTGGATCCAGCTCACGAACGGCATAGGCCGCTGCGACTTCCCCTCATGGTCGCCGGATGGCCGCCACATCGTTTTTGCCGTGGGCTCCGGCGCACGCGCAGAAGTTTGGACCATGCTGGCGGATGGTACTGGCAAGCACAAGCTTGCTGGCACCGGAAGCGACATGCCCAATTGGAGTTTCCGCTGA